Within the Acuticoccus sediminis genome, the region ATGAGCGGCGTGCCGGCGTCGCTGACCAGCGCCACCGAGCGGCCCTCGGCGAGGTCGGCGAGGAGGCGCGGGCGCTGGGCCGCCGCCCCGTGCTCGTCGTAGCGCACGAGGTGGGCGTCGATGCCGAAGTGCTGCAGGAGGCGGCCGGTGTGGCGCGTGTCCTCGGCGGCGACCATGTCCGCGCCGGCCAGCGTCTTCAGCGCGCGCAGCGTGATGTCGCCGAGATTGCCGATCGGCGTCGCTACAATGTGAAGACCTGGGGGTGCGGGGTCGGCGTTTAAGGAAACGCCGTCGACCACGAAGGTTCTGCGTGCCACGGTGTATCCCTGCTTGAATGGTCGACGATGAATGGTAGAGGTTAGCGCCGTGTTCAAGACGACGATAAAACCTGCCGCGCGAGCCGGCCTCCTCGCGGCATTGACCGTCCTCGGCGGCTGCTTCGGCTTCGGCGGTGGCGACGCACCGACTCCCGATGCTCTCGTCACGCAACGGGATCTTTCCACTCAGCCGGACAACGTCAAGATCATCGGCGAGGGGTCCGTCACCGTCACCATGCTGCTGCCGCTCAGCGCCGGCGGCAGCGCCTCGGGCCTCGCCCAGTCGTTCGAGAACGCCGCGGACCTCGCCCTGAAGGACGTGGCGACCGACAATATCCGCGTCGAGATCCGCGACACCGGGGGCGAGACGGACGTCGCCAAGGCCGCCGCCGAGCAGGCCATCGGCAACGGCTCGCGGCTGATCCTCGGCCCGGTGTTCGCCGAAGCGGTGCGCGGCGCAGCCGAACCGGCACGCTCCGCCGGCGTCCCGGTCATCGCCTTCTCCACCGATTCGAGCGTCGCCGGCCGCGGCGTCTACCTGCTCTCGTTCCTGCCGCGACAGGACGCGACGCGCATCGTCGCCTACGCCGCGAGCCAGGGCATGAACAGCTTCGCCGCGCTGGTGCCCAACAACAACTACGGCCTCGTGATGGAAGCCGCCTTCCGCGAGGCCGTATCCTCAGCGGGCGGGCGCGCCATCGCGATCGAGCGCTACAATCAGGGCGAGATCGAAGCCTCCGCGCAGTCGCTGACGAGCCGCGGCGCGTTCCAGGCCCTCTTCGTCCCGAACGGCGGCGACGATCCGTCCAACGCGGCGAAGATCTTCGCCAACGCCGGCCTCTCGCCCAAGCTGCTGGGCAGCGGGCAGTGGGCCAACAAGGCGATCATTTCCTCCCCCGCGCTGGTCGGCGCATGGTACCCCGGCCCCGCGCCCGGGGGGTTCGCCAACTTCTCGAAAAAGTACGCCGCCGCCTACGGATCCAACCCGCCGCGGACCGCCTCGCTCGTCTATGACGCGACGCTGCTCGCCAACGGCCTTGTCGGCGCGCGGGGAGACGGCGCCTTCCGCGCCAACTCGCTGCAGACGAGCGACGGCTTCCTCGGCGTCGACGGCGTCTTCCGCCTGACCCGCGACGGACTGTCGGAGCGCGGCCTCGCGGTGTACGAGGTCATTGCGGGCGGCGAATCGAAGGTCATCTCCGAGGCGCCGACGAAGTTCGGCCGCTGACATGACGACCCGACCGGACGACCGCATCCGCCCGGGTTCAATCCGGATTCGCTGATGGCGCGCATTCTCATCGTGATCTCCGGCGGCATCGCGGCCTACAAGGTCCTCGACCTGATCCGCCGCCTGCGCGAGCGTGGCCACGAGACGCCGGTCGTCATGACCGAGGCAGCGACGCGCTTCGTCACGCCGCTCTCCGTCGGCGCGCTCTCCAACGCCCCGGTCCTGACCGACCTCTTCGACCTCGACTGCGAGCGGGAGATCGGCCACATCCGCCTCGCGCGCTCCGCCGACCTCGTCCTCGTCGCCCCCGCGACGGCGGATATCCTCGCCCGCATGGCGGCCGGCCGCGCCGACGATCTGGCCGCGGCGACGCTGCTGGCGACCGGCGCACCGGTCCTCGTCGCCCCCGCGATGAACCCCTTCATGTGGTCCCACCCGGCGACGCGGCGGAACGTCGCCCGGCTCGAGGCGGACGGGGTGCGCTTCGTCGGCCCCGAGGCGGGCGAGATGGCCGAGCGTAACGAGGCCGGCGTCGGCCGCCTCGCCGCGCCCGAGGCGCTGCTCGCGGCGGTCGATGCGATCCTGTCGCCCGCACCGCGCCCCCTCGCCGGCCGGCACGTGATCGTGACCTCCGGGCCGACTCACGAACCCATCGACCCGGTGCGCTACATCGCCAACCGCTCGTCCGGCCGTCAGGGCCACGCCATCGCCGGCGCGCTCGCCGCCGCCGGCGCACGGGTGACGCTGGTCTCCGGCCCGGTGACGATCCCGACGCCGCCGGGCGTCGACCTCCGCGCCGTCGAATCCGCCCGCGACATGCTGGAGGCGGTGACCGCCGCCCTCCCCGCCGACGCGGCGGTGATGGCCGCCGCCGTCGCCGACTTCCGGGTCGACGCGGCGACGCAGAAGATCAAGAAGACCGGCGCCCCGCCGGTGCTGAACCTGACCGAGAACCCGGACATCCTCGCCACCGTCGCCAAGGGCGCGGAGCGGCCCCGCCTCGTCGTCGGCTTCGCGGCGGAGACCCAGAACGTCATCGAGTACGCGCGCGACAAGCTGAAGCGGAAGGGTTGCGACTGGATCGTCGCCAACGACGTCTCCAGGGACGTCTTCGGCAGCGGCGACAACACCGTGCATCTCGTGACGCCGGACAGCGTCGAGGACTGGCCGCGCCTCTCCAAGGCCGAGGTCGGCGAGCGTCTGGTCGCGCGGATCGCCGCTGCGCTCGGACCCGCCCCGCGCTGATCGCGGCTGCCGCCACGCCACCCAGGGTGCTAGACAATCGCCATGATCGACGTCCCGTACATTCTCCTCCCCCACGGTGAGGGCCTCGGCCTCGGCTACGCCAGCGCGGCGGCCGCCGGGCTCGACCTTCCCGCCGCCGTCCCGGCGGACGAGCCGCTGACGCTCGCGCCCTGGAGCCGGGCGATGGTGCCGACCGGCATAGCCATCGCCCTGCCGCCGGGGACGGAGGCGCAGGTCCGCCCCCGCTCGGGGCTCGCCGCGCGCCACGGCGTGACCGTCCTCAACTCCCCCGGCACGGTGGACGCGGACTACCGGGGCGAACTGAAGGTCATCCTCGTCAACCTCTCCGACGAGCCGTTCGTGATCCGGCGCGGCGAGCGGATCGCCCAGCTCGTCGTCGCCCCCGTGGCGACGGTGACGCCCGTCCCCGTCGCCAGCCTCGACGCGACGGAGCGGGGCGAGGGCGGCTTCGGATCCACTGGCCGATGACCTTCTCCCCCGCCGAGATCGAGCGGTACGCGCGTCACCTCGTGCTCGCGGACGTCGGCGGGCCGGGCCAGCAGAAGCTGAAAGACGCGCGGGTGGCGGTGATCGGCGCCGGCGGCCTCGGCTCGCCGATGATCGCCTACCTCGCCGCGGCGGGGGTCGGGACGATCCGCGTGATCGACGACGACGCGGTCTCGCTGTCGAACCTGCAGCGGCAGATCCTGCACGGCACGCCCGACATCGGCCGGCCGAAGGTGGAGAGCGCCGCCGACGCCGTCGCGCGCCTCAACCCGGAGGTGACGCTCGAGACCCACGCGGTCCGCTTCACCGAGGAGACGGCGGCGCTGCTCGACGGGTGCGACGTGATCGCCGACGGGTCCGACAACGCGGCGACGCGCTACGCCGTGTCCGACGCCGCGTGCCGGGCGGGGATCGCGCTGGTGACGGCCGCCGTCAACGGCTACGACGGTTCGGTCACCACGCTGACGCCGCACGAGATCCGGCCCGACGGCACGCCGTGGCCGACCTACCGCTGCCTCTTCCCCGACCCGCCGCCGGACGCGCTGATCGACACGTGCTCGGCCACGGGGATCCTCGGTGTGGTGACGGGCGTGGTCGGCACGATCCAGGCGACCGAGGTGCTGAAACTCATCCTCGGCGTGGGCGAGCCGCTGCGGGGCCGGCTGCTCCTCTTCGACGCGCGGGACATGCGCTTCGACACGATCTCGTACGACTGGGACCCCGCGAACCCGCTGACCGGCCGCAACCGCTAGACGCCGCCCCGCTCGACCCCGCCCAAGCCCGCGTTCTCAGGGTCGGGGCCGGGTCAATGGGCCGCCCGGAGCCACGCGCAGCGCAGCGAGCATGGCGAGGACGGGCGAAGCGAACCCATTGACGCGGTGCCGACCCGGCCCAGGCTGGTCGAGGGGATCGGGAGGACCGGAGCGGAGCCGCAGGCGAGCACCGGATCGTCCCGAACCCCTGCCCGTCGGCGAGACGGAGGGAGCGCGAGGGGGGAACCCCCCTCGCCCCTTCGAAAGGATGCCGGCGCGGAGCGCCGCCCGCAGCCGGGCCTCGACGGCGCCGCTACTCGAGCGGCAGCCAGTCCCCGGTCGGGTCGTAGGCGTCGATGGCCGACGCCTTGTCGAGCGTCTCGTCGCCGAGGTCGGCCTCGTAGACGACCCCGTTCTCGCCGACCAGGAAGGACATGATGCCGGTCTCGCCGTAGGCGGACGGGAATGCGACCAGCGCGTGGCCGCCGACCATGTTCCCGCCGAGGACGTAGTCGTACGCGCCGCCGGGCGCCCCGGGTCCCTGCTTGTCGAGGATGCGGAAGTAGTACCCGAGATAGGGCTCCGGCTCGTTGGTCTCGCCGTCGACGGTGTAGCCCTCGGCCGAGGCCCGGGCGACGAAGTCGCCGATCGGGCTCTCCGGCAGGCCGGGCTCGGGCGGCCAGTAGAGGCCGTTGCGCTCGCCCGGGTCGCTGAGGATGGCGCTGGCGAACTCCATGACGCCGTCGCCGTCGTAGTCGATCTGCCGGTACGCGGCCTGGACGCGGACGTAGGCACGGACGAGGTCGATGACGTCGAGCTCGTTCTCGCCGATGCGCCGGGCCTCGATCTCCTCGCGGCCCGCTTCGGCGTCGAGGCGCCAGGAGCCGTCCTCGCCCTTCACGATCGGAATCGGCGCCGGCCACTGGTCGTCGCCGATGTAGAGGACGGCGGTGTCACCATCCACGACGATGCGGTGCATCGTGTTGTAGTTGGCGAGGAAGTCGCTCCAGTCCTGACGATCCCGCTCGGCGTCGTCGGAGAAGAGGACGTCGGAGTTCTCCGGGCCGAAGGCCTTGAGGAGCGCGTCGCGGTCCTTGGCGTTGAGCGCGTCGATCACCGCTGCGACGGCGGCGTCCGGAGAGTCGTAGGTGGCCGGCTCCGCGAGGGCCGCTCCGAGCGGCAGGATGCTGGCCGCGATGGTCACAAGTACGCGGTTCATTGTCGTGCCCCTTCTTTCTACCGCCGTCGTCCGCCGCCGCGGTGTCCACCGCCGCCCCGGCTCGCCTTGCCCCGGTGGCCGGCCGCTTTCGCCCGGTGGCCGCCGGAGGACTTGTGCATGGCCGTGCGCTTGGGCCCGGCCCGCGAGGGTGACGCGCGCTTCGGCGCGGACCGTGCCCCACCCTTGGGCCGCGAGACCTGGCGGGTCTGCGGCCGGCGCGGCGCGCTCGAGGCCCGCTTGGCGCTGCTCGCCTTGCCGCGGGCGGCCGCCTTGTGTGTCTTCGTGCCGGACGTGCGCGCCGGTTTCGACAGGGCCTTGTTCGAGGGGCCCGCCTTGCGCGGCGCGCTCGCGCCCGGCCGGCCCGGCCCCTTGCTCACCTTGCCGCCGCCGCCGGAGCCTGCCTTGAGGCGCTGCTCGACGTTGGCGCGGTCCGGCCGCCCGCCGCCGCCCGGCCGGTTGCCGCCGGCCTGCGGGCGCTGGCCGCCGGGGCGCTGGCCGCCGGGGCGGTTGCCCGCGTCGCCGCGCTTGCGGTTCTCGATGTCGCGGCGGGCCTGCTGGCGCTTGCGGTCGTCCGGCTTCCAGGCGCCGGTGCCGTCGCCCGGCCGGTTGGCGCCGGGACGGTTGCCGCCGGGACGGTTGCCCGGGCGGTTGCCGCCGGGACGATCCCCGCCGGGCCGGTCGAACCCGGGCCGGTTGGGCCGGTCCCCGGGACGGCCCGGGCGGTCGCCCGGACGCAGGGGCCGGTCGATATTGACGTCGCCGCCGATGTTGATGTCGCCGCCGGGCCGTCCCGGACGGCCCGGACGCCCGTCCCAGCCCGGTCGCGGCGGAGGCCGGTAGCCCGGACGCGGGTAGACGTAGTGGTCGTCCCAGTGGACCCGCGGCGGGCCGTACCAGTAGTCCCGGTTGTAGTTGTTGTTGAAGAGCGAGTTGATCGCGAGGCCGGTGCCGAACGCGATGGCGCCGGTCGCCAGCACGGCGCCGGTGTCCCAGTTGTTGCTCGTCGTGTCCACGTAGACCGGCTGCTGCACCACGGGCGTGGTGTAGGTCGTCACCGGATTGTAGCTCGGGACGTAGACCTTGTCCGGCTGCGACGGCTCGATGACGATGGTGTTGTTGACGGTCTCGACCGTCTGGGCCTCGTTGCTCTGCAGGTTGCCCACCGCCTGGGCGCGGGCGCGCTGGCGCTGGACGGCGTCGAGGACGTCGTCGCTCTGCGCGAGCATCGCGTCGCCGAGGTCCTCGGTCCAGTCGAGGTCCTTGGCCATCATCTCGATCACGGTCGGGAAGCCGGTGGCGAGGATGGCGATGCTCTCGTCCCAGCCCTGCGCGTTGGCCTGCGTCTCGCGCTGATCGGCGGGGAGGTCCTTGTTGGCATCGACCCAGCGGCCCGCCTTGACGATGTCCAAGGGGTAGGTCGCCGCGACGAGAACCTGCGCGATCAGGTTGTCGGGATAGAGCGCGATCGGCGCGACGAGGGTGTCGAGATCGCTTTCGGAGAGCTCCGAGCCCTGGTCGCCGACGGGGTCGCCCGTCGCCTCGACCAGATCGGTTCCCGGCGGAGCCTCGACCGGCAGGTCGACCTCCTGAAGGTAGTTGCCGCTGACGAACCCGTCGGTTCCGTTGGCGTTGACGGCGCACCAGCTCCCCGCAGCGTCGCAATCGCCGATATCGACGGAGGTTCCGCCGGGAAGTACTCCCAGCGACTCGTAATTTGTACCAGGACCCGCCCTGAAATTCACATTTGACGTCGTAACGCCAGGCACGGCATGGGCGGCCATGGCGATTAAGGACGCAGAGAGAGCCGTCATAAATCGAAGAGATCGCATCTCGCTGCCCTCCCACGAGATCGTTTATTGCGTTTATAAACGCCGACTTACTGAGAAACGTATGTCCAAATAAGAACAGGCGCAAGACAGCCGATATAGGTACAATTATATCAATCCGTTCGCGCCTGACTTGATCTATCGCATGTCCCGCCCTAGCGCTCGGGCAGGGAGCGGGCCCGGCTCTGCCAGTCCAGCGGGCCGAGCGCCTCGCGGAAGGCGAAGCGGACGAGGTGGCCCTCCACCACCTCCTCCGTCTCCACCCGCTGCACCGCGTCGGGGCTGTCGACCTCGATGTCGAGCCGTTCGCTCCGCGCGGTGAGGGTCGCTGTGCCGCATTCGAAGCGGAAGACGGCGATGCCGTCGCCGGTCTCGACGTCGATCTTGTGCGCGAAATGCCTGGCGAGCTGGGTGACGTAGCGCTGCGCGTGGCTCGTCGGGACGTGTGCCGCCGAACGGCCCGCGGCGGTGGGGTCGATGATCGCCATCAGAAACGCGCCGTCGCCTTGAGGAGGAAGGAGCGCCCCGGCTCGTAGAGCGGGACAACGGAGCCGTACTCGGTGCCGTAGGTGCCGCGCGCGACGTACGCCTCGTCGAAGACGTTGTTGACCTCGCCGCGCAGGGTGAGGTTCGGGAACTGGACCGGGGTCCACTCCGCGAAGGCGTTGACCACCTCGTAGCCCGGCAGCGGCTCGCCGGCGCCCGCGATGTCGGCGTCGTAGGTGTCGTCGTACTCGAACGCGACCTCGATGTTGGCGCCGACCCTGACCCCCCACGGCGCGTAGAGGTAGGAGGCCGAGCCGGTCACGATGTGGCCCACCGGCGTGGTGAGGTACTGGCCGACGTCCGTGTCGGCCGGCCGGCCGTCGATCTCGGCGTCGACGTAGGCGTAGGCGACGCGGCCGCTGAAGCCGTTGTTGGCGTAGCCGGCCGAGAGCTCGTAGCCCCGGGTGCGCACGTCCCGCTGGACGACCGGGCCCTCGTTGTAGCTCGGCGTGCGCGCGTTGTAGATGCGGGTCTGGAAGACCTTCGCGCCGGCGGAGAAGCCGTTGTACTCGCCCTTGAGGCCGGCGACGACGTTGTCGGAGGTCGTCGGCTTCAGGTCGCCGTCGTAGACCCAGGTCGGGTTGATGATGAAGTTCTCCGCCAGCGGAATCCCGCCCCAGACGTGGGAGACGCCCGCGTAGGCGGTCAGGAAGCTGGTCAGGTCCACCTCGCCCGACAGGTTGAGTGAGGGACCGGCGTTCCACTCGCCCTCACCGTCGATGCCCTCGAAGTGCTGCACGTCGACGCGCGCGCCGCCGGACGCCCGGACACGCTCGGTGAGATCGAGCCGCGCCTGCGAGTAGAAGCCGATGTTCTGCGCCCGCTCGGTGCCCGATTCGTCCCAGGCCCGGTCCGGGAGGTAGCGGTAGTCGAGCTCCGCCTCGTCGACGTAGAAGTCGGTGCCGAAGACCAGCGAGCCGTACTCGCCGCTGAAGGTGTTCTGCGCGCGGCCGTTGAGGGACTGGGTGCGCCCGTAGCTCTCCTGGTCAGGCTCCTCGATGTCGAGGTTGGTCTTGCTGAAGCCGATCTGCACCTTGGGGTCCCAGTAGGGCAGCGGCGTCTCGTCGGTGTAGGTCACCGTGTAGTTCTGCCGGGTGATGTCGTAGGGGCGCGTCAGCGGGAACGGGCGGCCGCCGATGACCTGCCCGATGTTGGCGCGGTAGGGCCGGTCCTCGTCGTCGTTGACGATCTCGAACGCCGCCTCGATGCGGTCGCCGGTCGGCGCCTGATAGGCCACCTTGCCGAGTCCCGACAGGAGGTGCGTCCCGGAGCCGATGATCTCGTTGCCGTTCCCGTCCTCGCGCAGGCCGCCGTCGGCGAACTTGCCGAAGAGCAACGCCTCGAAGCCCTGATAGCGTCCGGCGAGGGTCCCGCTGGTAGACCAGATGTCGCCGTTCGTCTGGTACTCGCCGGTGACCTGGCCGCCGAACATCTTGCCCGGCTCGAGGATGTCGCCGACGTCCTTGGTCTCGAAGGCGATCGCGCCGCCGAGCGCGCCGGGGCCCGCGTCGGCCGGTGCCACGCCGGGATCGACGCGGACGGCCTTCAGGAGGTCGGTGTCGATGTAGGTCGTGCCGCTGTGGTGGAAGACCTTGTTGTTCTGCCGCGTGCCGTCGATCGTGATGGCGAGGTTCGTCTCCTCGACGCCCTGCACGTAGATCTTCTGCGACGCGGGGATGGACGACCCGACCGTCACCGACGGCTCGTCGATGAAGAGCTCCTGCAGGTCGGACGGGTTGGTCCGGGCGATTTCCTCCGGCGTGATGGCGAAGCTGCCGGGCGCGCCCGTGTCGCCGGTGCCGGCGATCGCGCCGCCCTGCCCGGCCGCCGCGGCAGCGCCATCGTCTCCCGCGCCCTCGCCGGTCTGGTCGCCGGCGACGACCACCGGGTCGAGCACGATCACCCCGGTCTGCGCGAGCGCCTCCAAGGGAAAAACACTGGCGGAGGCGGCCAGCAGGACGAGGGAGTGGCGCATTGGTCGAACCCTTTCGCAGCCCGATAATCTGACGTGGACGGTCAACTTTTACGGACGCGATTTTTATATGACTATCTGAGTCCAATATCCTTTTCTGGATTATTGCAGGCGTGCCAAGATCACTGTGACCGGCCTGCAACGCTTTTGCTTCTCAATTTATAGCTGTTCCATTTCGATAGTGGTTCAGGTGCCCGGTTCATCCTACAAAATTGTTGACTCTTTAAGTTCAGTTTCCTTGTTATCGCCACGGACGGGCGCTATGTCGCCTCGAACATACTGACGATTCGGGCGCTTGGTCGCACCCTGGCGGGTTTCGGCATCGCGCCGAGCCCTGGAGATACCGTGAGCACGACGGCCATAAGTGCGGAGGACGCCTTCGACATCGCGGTCCGGGCGACGTTCGAGACGTTTGCCAATTGCTACCTCCGCGAGATCGACCGGGGCCGCGATTTTTCGCAGGCTGACAAGAACGGGATCGAGTGGCAGCTCACCGGCGAGGGCGGCGCCCTTCGCGCGGAAATAGAAGTCCGCTCGCGCTGCGGTCCGCATCGCTTCGGCATGTTGTGGCACCGCTGGGCCGACGCGACCCGCCCGCGATGGACCGCGACCGAGCCGCTCGACGCCGTCGCCCGTCTCCTGCGCGAGGCCTACTGCCGCGTCGGCAACGGATCGCCCGCCGCGCGCGCCCGCGAGGTCGAGCTCTACCTGCGCGTCCTGCTGAGCTGCCAGGCGATCGCCGCCAACGTCGCCGGCAGCGCGGGCCGCCCGGCCCGGATGGACTTCATCGCCGCTGAGCAGTCCATCGTCTTCGGCCACAGCTTCCATCCGACGCCCAAGAGCATGCAGGGCGTCACCGAGTGGCAGCGCGGCGTCTACGGTCCGGAGAGCGGCGGCGCCTTCCAGCTCGTCGGCTTCGCCGCCCGCGCCGAGATCGTCGAGGAACGCACTGCCGGCCGGTGCCCGGCGACGCGCTGCATGGAGCGGATCGCGCGGCCGGACCTCGCGCCCGGCGAGAGGCTCATCCTGATGCACCCCCTCCAGGCGCAGGCGCTGATGCTCGACGGCGAGGTGGAGGCCCTGATGACGGACGGTGCGCTGCGCCCGCTCGGCGCCATCGGCCCGGAGTTCAAGGCGACGTCGTCCATGCGGACCGTCTACTGCGAGGACGCTCCGTTCATGCTGAAGTTCAGCCTGCCGGTGCGGATCACCAACTCCATCCGCCGCAGCCGCCGCAACGAGCTCTATGCCGGCGTCGCCATCGCGCGCTACTTCCGCCGCACCCGCGTGCTCGACGGCTTCCCGGCGTTCTCGATCCTCCTCGACACGGCGTTCGCGACCGTCACCCTCCCAGGCCGCGCCGAGAGCGGGTTCGAGACCATCCTGCGGCAGAACCCGTTCCGCGGCCCGCGCGCGGCGGGAGCGATCACCGTCGCCGCGCTCACCGGCGAGCCGCTGCCGGGCGAGGCCTCGCTGCTCGCCCGCCTCGTCGCCCTCTCGCCCGGCGACGCGCGGGCCTGGTTCGCGGCCTACCTCGACGTCGCCTTCGTCCCGCTGGTGCTGCTCTACGACGCGACCGGGATCGCCCTCGAGGCGCACCAGCAGAACGCGCTCGTGAAGCTGGAGGGCGGGCGCCCGACAGCCTCGTTCTACCGCGACAACCAGGGCTACTACCTCGCCGACACCTACCGCCACCGGCTGCTCGAGGTGATCCCCGAGGCGGACGAGATCGACGACCTCTTCTTCGACGAGGCCGAGATCAACGACCGCTTCGCCTACTACCTCGTCGTCAACCACATCTTCGCGGTGATCGCCCGGCTGGGCCGCGACGGGCTCGCCGACGAGGGCGCGCTCATCGCCCTCCTGCGCGCGCGCATCGAGCGGCTGGCGATCGAGACGGAGGCCGCCGGTCGCCGCTTCTGCCGCCGCCTCCTCGACGAACCGACCATCACCATGAAGGGCAACCTCGCCGCGCGCCTGTTCGACATCGACGAGCTGGGCGGCGGCGACGGCTGGCCGCTCTACGCACGCGGCCCCAACGTCCTCTTCGACGCCCCGCTCGGCGGAACCCAGGCCGATCGCCATGCCCTTACCCTTTGAGGACGTCGCCCGCCCGCAGGACCGCGTCCTGCGCCAGCTCGCCGCCGCGCTGATCTACGAGGGGAGGATCGACGTGCGGACCAGCGGCGACGCCTTCGGCACCGTCTTCACCTGGACGGCGACCGGCCGGCGTTGGCGCGCCTTCGGGCGGATCGGCCCGTTCGGGCGGCCGCGCCTCGCGCCCGGCGGCGTCGAGATGAACGCCGGCGGGCGCTGGACCACCGGGACCGTCGCCCAGCTCATCCACGACGTCGCCGCCGCCTCCCCGGCCGCGCCCCGCTTCGAGGCCGAGCTGGCGGCCACCATCGACGCCGGCGGCCGCGTCGGCACCCGCCTCCGCGAGCGGCGGGACGCGTCCTTCGCGGCCCTCGAATCGGCGCTCGACGAGGGGCACCCGTATCATCCGTCGTTCCGGTCCCGCACCGGCTTCACCGCCGCCGATCAGGCCCGCTACGGCCAGGGCGCCCCGCCGTTCCGCCTCATCTGGCTGATGGTGCGGCGCGAGCGGCTTTCGCTGTCGGGCGCGGCGACCCGGCCCGACTTCTGGGCCGAGGCGATCGGCCCGGCGGGCGCGGAGGAGGCCGCCGTCGTCGCCGAGCGCGCGGGCTGGTCGCTCGAGGCCACGGGCCTCCTGCCGGTCCACCCCTTCCAGCTCGCGCAGCTCGACGGGACGTTCGCAGCGGCCATCTCCGCCGGCGCGGTGATCCCGCTGGGCGCCACCGGAGACCGCTACCTCGCCGGCCAGTCGCTGCGCACGCTCTTCAACGTCGACCGCCCGGCGGCGGCCTGCATCAAGCTCCCGATCGACGTCACCAACACG harbors:
- a CDS encoding IucA/IucC family protein → MSTTAISAEDAFDIAVRATFETFANCYLREIDRGRDFSQADKNGIEWQLTGEGGALRAEIEVRSRCGPHRFGMLWHRWADATRPRWTATEPLDAVARLLREAYCRVGNGSPAARAREVELYLRVLLSCQAIAANVAGSAGRPARMDFIAAEQSIVFGHSFHPTPKSMQGVTEWQRGVYGPESGGAFQLVGFAARAEIVEERTAGRCPATRCMERIARPDLAPGERLILMHPLQAQALMLDGEVEALMTDGALRPLGAIGPEFKATSSMRTVYCEDAPFMLKFSLPVRITNSIRRSRRNELYAGVAIARYFRRTRVLDGFPAFSILLDTAFATVTLPGRAESGFETILRQNPFRGPRAAGAITVAALTGEPLPGEASLLARLVALSPGDARAWFAAYLDVAFVPLVLLYDATGIALEAHQQNALVKLEGGRPTASFYRDNQGYYLADTYRHRLLEVIPEADEIDDLFFDEAEINDRFAYYLVVNHIFAVIARLGRDGLADEGALIALLRARIERLAIETEAAGRRFCRRLLDEPTITMKGNLAARLFDIDELGGGDGWPLYARGPNVLFDAPLGGTQADRHALTL